One Clavelina lepadiformis chromosome 1, kaClaLepa1.1, whole genome shotgun sequence genomic region harbors:
- the LOC143471252 gene encoding protein Shroom3-like, with protein sequence MILKLPYRKKTTLQDMAPKPLCVEYALRPLSPVETSCKLPCRRRRSRKRSRQEDLPASSAYYMTSVSKGKIMNLAKEKLANEEVRQESSEHTNERKIALILKINTKLQVLQNIKSLLKAEVKDNENLGKQTQNVVAQLCTAREQEKYSFFVHDVDNIINLTLSISSRLCRVENAIQMLPADASTQEKELLHLKRVNLTEQYNDANQLKENINRRQQTVSKILARYFSKEQFADFEHYIKMKIALITERRELDDKVRLGEEQMQCLKDSLPEDWQINLDKLLEEE encoded by the exons ATGATTTTGAAACTGCCATACCGAAAGAAAACCACCCTGCAAGACATGGCACCAAAACCTTTATGCGTAGAATATGCCCTTCGTCCGTTATCACCAGTCGAGACATCGTGCAAATTGCCATGCCGACGGCGGCGAAGCAGAAAACG ATCAAGACAAGAAGACCTTCCAGCTTCATCAGCTTATTACATGACATCCGTGTCTAAAGGAAAAATCATGAATCTCGCCAAAGAAAAGCTTGCTAACGAAGAAGTTCGCCAAGAATCTTCTGAGCATACTAACGAAAGAAAG aTCGCTTTGATCTTGAAAATTAACACGAAGTTACAAGTCCTTCAAAATATCAAGAGCTTGTTGAAAGCAGAAGTTAAAGACAATGAAAACCTTGGAAAACAAACTCAAAACGTCGTCGCACAACTTTGCACAGCACGAGAGCAAGAAAAGTACAGCTTCTTTGTACATGACGTGGATAATATCATCAACCTAACACTTTCCATATCATCAAGATTATGTCGGGTTGAAAACGCAATCCAAATGCTTCCTGCTGATGCTAGTACACAAGAGAAG GAATTACTTCACCTGAAACGAGTAAACCTCACCGAACAATACAACGATGCAAATCAgctgaaagaaaatattaacCGAAGACAACAAACTGTTTCCAAGATATTAGCAAGATACTTCAGCAAAGAACAG TTCGCCGATTTCGAGCATTACATCAAAATGAAGATCGCCTTGATAACCGAAAGACGAGAACTCGATGACAAAGTGAGGTTGGGTGAAGAGCAGATGCAATGCCTGAAGGACAGTTTGCCCGAAGATTGGCAAATCAACTTGGACAAATTATTGGAAGAGGAGTAA